Within the Enterococcus hirae ATCC 9790 genome, the region ATCCGTGCTAGCGGGGCATTTCCAATTGGTGTTGGACGAATAGAAGATCTTGGAAAAGATATCCCAGTCGTACCTGATACGACTTGCCTTACACTAGACTATTTAAAAAATGAGTGGACACAGTATGTCTAAACCTTCCATCACTGTGATCCCCATTCCCAACACCAACTTGAAGCAAATCACATTGAAGAACGACGAACTCACAGTCGTTCTTCTCAACTACGGGGCAAGGCTTCATCAAATTCTAGCTCCAGATAAAAATGGTCACTTAGAAAATGTCTTATTATCTTATGATTCCTTAGAAGACGTTTTAAAAGATCAAAGCTATTTTGGGGCAACGATTGGACCAGTCGCTGGCAGAATTAAAAATGGCTCTTGGGCTGATCATCAGCTAGAAAAAAACGAAGGAAATCACCATATCCATGGTGGTTCAAACGGTTGGGCATTTCAGTATTGGGAGGTAGAAGTTTTTGAGACTCCTACAGCGATCGGTGTTGTTTTTTATTTGCAGGATACTTTTTCCGGTTATCCCGGTCCGATCACCGCAACCGTTACGTATCAGATTGTTCAAAATAATTTAGAAATGATCACCAAGACAAGCAGCTCGACTGAAACCATCTGCAACCCAACGAATCATGCGTATTTCAATCTTTCTGGCAATGGCAAACGAGATATCTACGATCATGAACTAACGATCCAAACAGATGGAATATTAGCCTTAGATCACGAAAAAATACCAACTGGTGAAGTGATCGCTCTCAGCGACTTACCGCTTAATTTTAAACACCCACATTCGCTACTGGAAATTTTAACGAATGATCCAAACGGACTAGATGATGCTTTTGTTTTAAGTACGCCTAAACGAACGAAGAAAATACTTACCTTGACCGAAAAGCAAGCGGGGCGCCAGTTGTCTATAGCAACGACGAGCAAAAGTATGGTATTATTTTCTACGACTGGATTTGAAGCAGATTTTTTAATCAATGGGCAAAAAATGCACTCAAATTATGGGTTGGCAATTGAACCACAAGAACTTCCTGATGCCGTTCATTTCCCTGAATTTGGGTCAATCGCATTATATCCGGGACAAGAAAAAATTTGCTCTACCACTTATCAATTTCATCGTTTAAATGAAAAGCAAGTCTAGAAAAGAGGTGTATCGTTTATGGCGATCACAGTGAAGGATGTAGCCAAAAAAGCTGGTGTTGCGACCTCGACCGTTTCACGGGTCATCAATGACCATCCAAGCATCTCAGAGGCAACCAAAAAGAAAGTACAAAAAGTCATGGATGAACTAGGCTATGTACCAAATATCACTGCTAGAAATCTAGGGAAAAGAATTTCTAGCGCAATTGGCGTCATTCTCCCACCCCTTGATTCAAAAGAACGGATTGGGAATCCTTTTTATCTTGAGATCATGGAAGCGATCAATGAAGAAGCACGCCGTTATGATCTGACAACTGCTATAGCAACAGCCAAAAATTTTGATACTTTATTAGAAAACGTGCAACGGATGCATCTGCAAAAACAAGTCGATGGGTTTATTTTAGTTTATTCCGACAGTGAAGATCCTGTCATAGATTATCTCTATACGAATGAGATTCCTTTCACTTTGATTGGTCAGCCTTACCGACATGAGAATGAAATCATTTATGTCGATAATGATAACCAATTATTAGGTAAACAAGCCACGGATTTCTTGATTCAAAACGGTCATGAAAGCATTCTTTTCGTAACCAATACAACCCACGAGAGCCTTTACTTCGAACGTTATTTTGGCTACCAAAAAGCCTTGATGCTAGCTGGACTTACAGTTCATCCTAGTGTAGTGATCGAACAACCCGAAGATTATTTAGCTTTTGATGCCATTTTGAAAAAGTCCCAAGCAACAGCGCTGGTAGTCATTGACGATATTTTTGCCTTACGAACGATGCAACTAGCACAGATGTATGGCTATCGAATTCCTGATACCCTATCGATCATCAGCTTCAATAACTCTATTTTCGCTACATTGACTCACCCTTATTTAACCAGTATCGATATCGATATTTCTGAATTAGGAAGGGTTGCAATGCAAAAATTATACGAATTGATCCACGATGAAATCAGCAGCGGTGTTCGTTTAGTCATTCCTCATCAACTCGTCAAACGAGAAACCGTCGTTCCTCGTTTATAAGAAAAAAATAAAACAACTGTTGAACACACAAATAAACTATTTGTAGTGTCTTCAGTTGTTTTTTTACTATACAGGTTCATTTTTTAAGAATCTACATTCTTCAAATAACTTTTTCATGAAAAAGAAACTGAGTATAAAAAGCTATTTCGCTTCTCGTTCTCAAACCTTGATGGTGCCTAGACTATTCACTGGTACGTTTTTTCATCTTTTGATTAAGCCAGAAACCACTCAAAATCGTAAAAATCGGTGCTAAGATCGAGAAGAAAGTAAATGGTAGATATTGTAATGCGCTGACTTTCATCGTGCCCATAATAAAGGTACCACTAACTCCCCACGGAACGAGTGAATTAACGGTTGCTCCAGCATCTGCCAAAGTTCTGGTAAGATACTTTTTATTAACGCCCGCACGATCGAACGATCGCTTAAAGGTTTCGCCTGGTAAAATGATCGACAAGTACTGTTCGCCTACGATCAAATTGATCCCGATACAGCTTAATGCTGTAAAGCCAACCAAGCGAGAAGGCCGATCCATTTTTTCTCGCAATTCCTGAACAATCGTTTCCACAATCGTATATTTGATCAACAAGCCACCCAAAGCTAAAGCTAGAAGAATCAAGCTTGCTGAACCAAGCATACTAACAATTCCCCCTCTTGAAAGCAATTCATTGATTTTAGGGTCTGCTGTATGGGCAACATAGCCGTTCATTAAAATATTAGCTACTTTTGACATCGTTAAATGTGGTTGATTGATGAAGGAAAGAATGATCGCAGCAGTTGAACCAACTAGTAGTGTTGGAATCGCTGGAATTTTTTTAATCGCTCCACCAAACAAGATCACTAATGGGATCAACGTCCATGGAGAGATCCAGAAACCTGCTTTCATGTTTTGGATCATGTCCGTGATCGCTTGTAGATCCGC harbors:
- a CDS encoding aldose epimerase family protein, with translation MSKPSITVIPIPNTNLKQITLKNDELTVVLLNYGARLHQILAPDKNGHLENVLLSYDSLEDVLKDQSYFGATIGPVAGRIKNGSWADHQLEKNEGNHHIHGGSNGWAFQYWEVEVFETPTAIGVVFYLQDTFSGYPGPITATVTYQIVQNNLEMITKTSSSTETICNPTNHAYFNLSGNGKRDIYDHELTIQTDGILALDHEKIPTGEVIALSDLPLNFKHPHSLLEILTNDPNGLDDAFVLSTPKRTKKILTLTEKQAGRQLSIATTSKSMVLFSTTGFEADFLINGQKMHSNYGLAIEPQELPDAVHFPEFGSIALYPGQEKICSTTYQFHRLNEKQV
- a CDS encoding LacI family DNA-binding transcriptional regulator, giving the protein MAITVKDVAKKAGVATSTVSRVINDHPSISEATKKKVQKVMDELGYVPNITARNLGKRISSAIGVILPPLDSKERIGNPFYLEIMEAINEEARRYDLTTAIATAKNFDTLLENVQRMHLQKQVDGFILVYSDSEDPVIDYLYTNEIPFTLIGQPYRHENEIIYVDNDNQLLGKQATDFLIQNGHESILFVTNTTHESLYFERYFGYQKALMLAGLTVHPSVVIEQPEDYLAFDAILKKSQATALVVIDDIFALRTMQLAQMYGYRIPDTLSIISFNNSIFATLTHPYLTSIDIDISELGRVAMQKLYELIHDEISSGVRLVIPHQLVKRETVVPRL
- the nhaC gene encoding Na+/H+ antiporter NhaC; protein product: MNKKISVKESMAVLFILLAILGILIIGFQLSPHIPILIAFMCLLFYGRFRGFSWDEIHDGIVKGITPGIIPILIFLLIGVLVASWILSGTIPTIMVYGFQLISVRFFLPTAFLVCAIVGITVGSSFTTISTIGIAFLGIGHILGFSDAMTTGAVVSGAFLGNNCSPLSDTTNLAAGIGEVNLFEHIAQMRYTDLPAFLIAMLFYVFLGNGSHTADLQAITDMIQNMKAGFWISPWTLIPLVILFGGAIKKIPAIPTLLVGSTAAIILSFINQPHLTMSKVANILMNGYVAHTADPKINELLSRGGIVSMLGSASLILLALALGGLLIKYTIVETIVQELREKMDRPSRLVGFTALSCIGINLIVGEQYLSIILPGETFKRSFDRAGVNKKYLTRTLADAGATVNSLVPWGVSGTFIMGTMKVSALQYLPFTFFSILAPIFTILSGFWLNQKMKKRTSE